A stretch of DNA from Hippopotamus amphibius kiboko isolate mHipAmp2 chromosome 5, mHipAmp2.hap2, whole genome shotgun sequence:
AGTCTCCTGGAGTGGCACCCGTGGTCCACAGCAGCCCCAGGGAGGACTAGATCTCGGGGTGCTCCCCCGGGGCTGTGACGTCCAGGGGGGTTCCCAGGGCAGTGTGCGAACCATGGGGTGGCCTGGGGCGGCGGGCCCCAGCTGACGTCCACCCGGCAGGCCACACGGACCCCCAGCCGGAGCGAGGCGGGCCTGGAGCTGCTCACGGCCTACTACAACCAGCTCTGCTTCCTGGAGGCACGCTTTGTCACCCCTGCCAGGAGCCTTGGGCTCCTCTTCCACTGGtaggggctgggggggcgggtgCCCTGGGGCTGAATCTGAGACCCCCGGCTGCTTGCTGTGGGAGCAGTGCCCAGCCTGACCCAACCCTGCAGGTATGACTCGCTGACGGGGGTCCCGGCCCAGCAGCGGGCCCTGGCCTTCGAGAAGGGCAGTGTGCTCTTCAATGTCGGCGCCCTGCACACCCAGATCGCAGCTCGCCAGGACCGCTCCTGCCCTGAGGGCGCCAGCCGTGCTGTGGAGGCCTTTCGGAGGGCTGCTGGTGAGGGCCGCCCAgaccctggccccaccgccgtgCCCGTGCGGCCCTTGCTCCCAGGCGTGTGGGCCAGAGCTCCTTCTCTGTGGCCGGAGGAGGGGCCCGTCTGATGGTCCCGCAGCACGAAGGACTCAGCACACGCAGGCCCTCTGTGGGGTGCAGAGGGTGCCCCCCAACCAGGACTgcggggcgtgggggtggggcagccccGCCGCACCACCCTgagccccctcccccctgcagGGGCCTTCAGCCTCCTGAGGGAGAACTTCTCCCACGCGCCCAGCCCGGACATGAGCCCGGCCTCGCTCTCCATGCTGCAGCAGCTCATGACTGCCCAGGCCCAGGAGTGCATCTTCGAGGGCCTCTCACTGCAGGCCCCCGTGGCCCCCCACGACTGCCTGGCCCAGCTGCACCTGGCTCAGGAGGCCGCCCAGGTGAGGGCAGAGAGCCCTCATCCCGGGGGGACAGGCCGAGCTGCGGTGTCTCAGTGTGCCGCAGGGCCGGGGGCGACGGTGCGGGCTAGAGATGAGGGGCAGAGCCGGGGTCTGGGCGGGGCGGGgtctgggcggggcggggcggcgtcTCCTGCCAGCTCCCAAAGGGCCCCCGAGTCCCCACGTCAGGGGCAGCACCCgtcagggcagggcctgggggcccCGGCCCCTGAGCTCGGCTCGGCGTGGAGCAGAGCCGCCGGGACTTCGGTGGAGGCAGGCGGAGGCGAGGCCACAGGGCGGGGAGAGGCCGAGGCCGAGGCCGCGGGGCGCGCAGGAGGCCCCACCGTCCCGCCGTGTGCGCCAGCAGGTGGCGGCCGAGTACCGGCGGGCGCACCAGACCATGGCCCAGCCGCCCGCGCGGGACTGCGTGCCCTTCCCCTGGACCAAGCTGGCGCACGTGAAGGCCGAGCACTTCCGCGCCCTGGCGCACTACCACGCGGCCCTGGCCCTGTGTGACGGCGCCCGTGAGTGCCCCCCCCGCGTGCCCGCGAGCCGGCGGCGCCGCGCCGGCGGCTCACCGCCCTCTCTCGCCCCCAGCGGCGGCCGAGGCGGCGCTCCCAGCCCTCGAGCAGGCCTGCCTCGGGCTCCCGGCCTCGTCTGCGCCCCGgggccccgccctgcccctgGAGCGCGAGGCGCGCAGGAAGCTGGGTGAGGCGGCCGGGGGGGAGGGCGCGCGGGGCCCCCGGGCGGTGAAGGACCCCACGCCACCCTGTCGTCCCCCGTCCTGCTGTCCCGGCGCtggcgggtggggtggggccccCATCTCGCCCAGAGCAGGGGCCCCGGCCGTGCGGAAGCGTcctgggcagaggcagggggcgCACGTGGGAGGAGCGGGTCCCGGGCTGGGAGCTGCCAGCGGACGCTCGGGACAGGCCGGAagccctcccccgccctcccccggGGCCCGGCCTGGGAGGGCCCGGCGGGCAGCATGTGACGGCTCGGTCCCGTGCAGGCAAGGCCCACCTGAAGCGGGCCatcctggggcaggaggaggcgCTGAGGCTGCACGCCGTGTGCCGGGCCCTGCGCAGGGTGGACCCGCTGCAGGCCGTGCTGGTCCAGGCGCTGCGCCGCTCTCTGGCCAAGTACGCGGAGCTCGACCTTGAGGACGACTTCTGCGAGGCCACCGAGGCGCCCGACATCCAGCGTGAGCGGCCAGGCCCCTGGGGTGGGTGCGTCCTGGCCCGGGCGAGGGCGGCGGGCGGACGCCCCTGCCGCCGACTTCCACGGCCCACCGAGTTGTGGGCCCTGGAAGGAGGAGCGGGCCGGTTGTGGGGGGGCCGCGGTGGCAGCCCCCTTGCTCCTCTCCCACGCCCGCAGCTGTTTCTTGCCCCAGGGGACGCTGAGACGCCCACGACCTACCCGGGGCCCCACCTGCTGGTGGTCCACAGGGGGGCCCGTGTGCAGGGGCTGCATCTCGGCTCACCCCTCTGCTCTGGCCAAGCCGTGCCTGGGCGCTGGGGTCCTGACCTGGGGCTCAGCCCCGCCCCCCCTCACCTTCACCCTTTCAGCTAAGACGCAGCAGAGGCCGGAGGGCAGGGCGCCCAGCTTCTCGCGGGTGAAGGTGGCTGATATCTTCCACCGGCTGGTGAGCGCCGCGACCCGGCCGCCCCACCTCGGCTCTGCCCTGCGTTTTCAGGCAGGCCCTCGATGGGGGCCCCACCCTGCCCGGCCCCCGGCAGACCCCACTGGTTTCTGTCCCCGAATGTAGAGTTTGGGGCGAGGGTGCTGCAGGCGGGGCTCCTCCGGGTGCGGCAGCCCAGCCAGGCCTCTGCCCTCCGACCCCCCAGGGGCCCCCGTCCGTGTTCTCAGCCAAGAACCGCTGGCGGCTTTCAGGGCCCGTCCACGTGGCCCGAGGAGAGGGGGGCTTCGGCTTCACGCTGCGGGGAGACGCGCCCGTCCGCATCGCTGCTGTCGTTCCAGGGGGCCGGGCTGCGGTGAGGACCCCACCCCAGGGCCGACTGCGGGAAGGGGGAGGACGGGACTGCCCAGAGGCGGAGGGGTGCCCGCGGCCTGTCCCCGTCTCCCCGCAGGTGGCGGGCCTGAGGGAGGGCGACTACATCGTGTCCGTGAGCGGGCAGCCGTGCAGGTGGTGGAAGCATGCCGAGGTGGTGGCCCAGCTGAAGGGCGCGGGCGACGAGGGCGTGAGCCTGCAGGTGGTGACGCTGCTGTCCAGCGCCCCGCCGCCTGGGCCGGTGAGCCCCGGGCCTGGGAGGGCAGTCCCTAACTCCTTGTCCCAGCCCGGCCCTGGGCCCCCCGCCGGGCCCCAAACCCCTGCCCGTGCTAAGAGGGCGTTCGAGCAGCAGCCCCCTGAGCTGCGGCCTCCACCTGCGGCAGCTCCTGCCCCCCACGaggccccagcccacccctcagcTGGCCTCCACGCTCCTGGAGGCCCCGGGCAGAGGCTGCCGTGGGAGCTCTGTCCCCCCAGTGTGGCGAACCCATGGGGGCCTGCTGCGTGGCCACCGTcccagggaccccccccccacacacgcTCCCTGAGTACCAGCCACCTCATCCCCCATCACACTCACCAGGCTGGCCACCAGCGGGCCAGGCCAGCGTGCTGACTGATACCTATTCCATCCCGAACCCAGGGGGACCGCCGGCCAGCCCTGGGGATGCTTCTGAGGAGCCAGAAGGAGTGTGGCTGGGAGACACCAGTGCCCgccagccccaggcccctcctcGGCTGGAACCTCAAGGCCAAGA
This window harbors:
- the RHPN1 gene encoding rhophilin-1, coding for MVPEERPGGPGAGEESARKVGDCDLLANSQHGRLQSRRARIHQQINKELRMRTGAENLYRATSNARVRETVALELSYVNANLQLLKEELEGLDGHVDADQPESGGITVPMIPLGLKETKQLDWATALRELISGHFGEDSMSYEAEIRELEDLRQATRTPSRSEAGLELLTAYYNQLCFLEARFVTPARSLGLLFHWYDSLTGVPAQQRALAFEKGSVLFNVGALHTQIAARQDRSCPEGASRAVEAFRRAAGAFSLLRENFSHAPSPDMSPASLSMLQQLMTAQAQECIFEGLSLQAPVAPHDCLAQLHLAQEAAQVAAEYRRAHQTMAQPPARDCVPFPWTKLAHVKAEHFRALAHYHAALALCDGAPAAEAALPALEQACLGLPASSAPRGPALPLEREARRKLGKAHLKRAILGQEEALRLHAVCRALRRVDPLQAVLVQALRRSLAKYAELDLEDDFCEATEAPDIQPKTQQRPEGRAPSFSRVKVADIFHRLGPPSVFSAKNRWRLSGPVHVARGEGGFGFTLRGDAPVRIAAVVPGGRAAVAGLREGDYIVSVSGQPCRWWKHAEVVAQLKGAGDEGVSLQVVTLLSSAPPPGPGDRRPALGMLLRSQKECGWETPVPASPRPLLGWNLKAKRGKTERRQSPAPHP